A region of Solanum dulcamara chromosome 7, daSolDulc1.2, whole genome shotgun sequence DNA encodes the following proteins:
- the LOC129894423 gene encoding putative disease resistance protein RGA4, with protein MAEAFVEVLLQNLSSFIQKELGLLYGIDEELRKLSSLLSTIKAVLQDADQEQLKEKAIRNWLRKLNSATYEVDDVLDECAAKEIRLQEKARRIGCISMPSVFPLENILFRRQIGNKVKDAIRKLDGIAEERIKFHLSEVTSKKRLSTTDEVRETGFVLTPAEVYGRDDDKRKIVEILTKNVDDFQELLVLPIVGMGGLGKTTLAQLIYNDVLVHGHFDLKIWVCVSHNFDEKRLIRAILEAIVGKDINASELASLQSHLINLLRGKRYLLILDDVWNEDQEKWDKLKALLTIGSRGTSVITTTRLEKVASIMGTVQPHRLSCLSEYDCWWLFKHRAFVPDRKESPKFVDIGKEIVRRCCGVPLAAKALGSLLRFKNDEKEWLFVRDSDFWNLPQDESSILPALRLSYFHLPQDLRHCFAYCAIFDKGSKIDKEELIYFWMANGFISSEGNLEPEDKGNEVWNELYWRSLFQEVQQNSDGRMLFKIHDLVHDLAQSIMDDGFHATKLEGGEKISASRIRHATIHAEDKSFVAFPKSTMLYNPSTIAMYGSLRVLIFCSVQLKELPSAIGNLIHLRYLDLFSTCIESLPQSICSLQNLQMLSVEDCCLLRVLPKYLRYLRNLRHLRLRGCPLSHMPPHIAQLTHLKTLNKFVVGKKRCSKLSELRDLNLRGELVIEHLERVENHMEAKDALSLKTNLQSLALYWNRSAGCESSKDVDLLVLEALEPHSDLKHLKVSGFRSTCLASWMRASILRTIITLYLHDCIYCLHLSQLAELPCLKYLSLRGIHVEYIDSDVESRISQLRKFPSLESLEMCKLPNLKGVSIKEGEEQFPSLHEMWIEDCPLLTFPSLVTLRNLRIMKCSNMTLASISNLCGLTYLAIGNNKELTSFPEEVLTNLTDLEILMIGDFSKLEVLPNSLASLTALKSLQIGYCHHLESLPEQGLQGLTSVRKLSIGCSDRLKYLSKGFRHLASLEELEIFGCPELVSFPQEIKHLNSLHRVHLGGLPMFQDTVIHPEELVFWQLPEALRHVHNLQFLSVCRFPSLTLLPEWLGELTSLKELNIVQCDNLASLPVCMERMSLQSLNILGCAILEKRCKPGQGEDWYKIAHIPKVKISQNCDFLGINFPSERFTGLRQFHL; from the coding sequence ATGGCTGAAGCTTTCGTTGAAGTTTTGTTACAAAACCTTAGCTCTTTTATTCAAAAGGAGCTTGGATTGCTTTATGGCATCGATGAAGAATTAAGAAAGCTTTCAAGCTTGCTATCGACAATCAAGGCTGTCCTTCAGGATGCTGACCAGGAACAGCTGAAAGAAAAGGCAATAAGAAATTGGTTGCGGAAGCTAAACAGTGCTACTTATGAAGTTGATGATGTCTTGGATGAATGTGCAGCAAAAGAGATCAGGTTGCAGGAAAAAGCCCGAAGAATTGGATGCATTTCCATGCCATCTGTTTTTCCTTTGGAGAATATTTTGTTTCGTCGCCAGATAGGGAACAAGGTTAAAGATGCCATCAGGAAACTAGATGGAATTGCTGAGGAACGTATTAAGTTCCATTTGTCTGAAGTGACTTCGAAGAAACGATTATCCACAACAGATGAAGTACGTGAAACTGGCTTTGTTTTAACTCCGGCAGAAGTCTATGGAAGGGATGATGATAAAAGGAAAATTGTTGAAATCTTAACAAAGAATGTAGATGATTTTCAAGAGCTTTTGGTTCTCCCTATAGTTGGAATGGGAGGTCTTGGAAAGACGACTCTTGCTCAATTAATTTACAATGATGTGTTGGTACATGGACattttgatttgaaaatttGGGTTTGTGTGTCACATAATTTTGACGAGAAGAGGTTGATAAGAGCAATCCTAGAAGCCATAGTTGGGAAAGATATAAATGCTTCCGAGTTAGCTTCTTTACAAAGTCACCTCATAAACTTGTTGAGAGGAAAACGATATTTACTCATTTTGGATGATGTTTGGAATGAAGATCAGGAGAAGTGGGATAAATTAAAAGCCTTACTAACAATTGGTTCTAGAGGTACTTCAGTTATTACCACTACTCGTTTAGAAAAGGTTGCTTCAATTATGGGAACGGTACAGCCACATCGTTTATCCTGCTTGTCGGAGTATGACTGTTGGTGGTTGTTCAAGCATCGTGCATTTGTCCCCGACAGAAAAGAAAGCCCCAAATTTGTGGATATTGGAAAAGAGATTGTAAGAAGATGTTGTGGGGTGCCTCTGGCTGCTAAAGCTCTAGGAAGTCTTTTGCGCTTTAAGAATGACGAAAAAGAATGGTTGTTTGTCAGAGATAGTGATTTTTGGAATTTGCCACAAGATGAAAGTTCAATCTTGCCTGCTCTAAGGTTGAGCTATTTTCACCTTCCTCAAGATTTGAGACACTGTTTTGCTTATTGCGCGATATTTGACAAGGGCTCCAAAATTGACAAAGAAGAGCTGATTTATTTCTGGATGGCCAACGGATTTATCTCATCAGAGGGAAACTTGGAACCTGAGGATAAAGGTAATGAAGTATGGAATGAATTATACTGGAGATCTTTGTTCCAAGAAGTGCAACAAAATTCAGATGGGAGGATGTTGTTTAAGATACACGATCTTGTTCATGACCTGGCCCAATCTATAATGGATGATGGTTTTCATGCAACAAAACTTGAAGGCGGGGAAAAGATATCGGCAAGCAGAATTCGACATGCAACAATACATGCCGAAGATAAGTCATTTGTTGCTTTTCCTAAAAGTACTATGCTTTACAACCCTTCGACAATTGCTATGTATGGTTCTTTAAGGGTGTTGATTTTTTGTTCTGTTCAGTTAAAGGAATTGCCATCTGCAATCGGAAATCTAATACATTTAAGGTATTTGGACCTTTTCAGTACATGTATTGAGAGTCTTCCTCAGAGTATATGTTCTCTTCAGAATCTGCAGATGCTAAGTGTAGAAGATTGTTGCTTACTTCGTGTTTTACCGAAATATCTGAGGTATCTGAGAAATCTTCGGCATCTTCGGCTAAGAGGCTGTCCATTGAGTCACATGCCTCCTCATATAGCACAATTGACACACCTCAAGACTTTAAACAAGTTTGTCGTAGGGAAAAAAAGATGTTCTAAGCTTAGTGAATTGCGAGATTTGAATCTTCGGGGAGAACTAGTTATTGAGCACCTTGAGAGGGTTGAAAATCATATGGAGGCGAAAGACGCTCTAAGTTTAAAGACAAACCTCCAAAGTTTAGCTTTGTACTGGAACCGTTCCGCTGGGTGTGAGTCATCAAAGGATGTTGATCTGCTGGTGCTTGAAGCACTAGAACCTCATTCCGACCTTAAGCATTTGAAGGTATCCGGATTCAGAAGTACATGCTTGGCAAGTTGGATGAGGGCTTCAATTTTGAGAACTATCATTACCCTTTATCTTCATGATTGTATATACTGCTTGCATCTCTCTCAACTAGCTGAGCTTCCTTGTTTGAAATATCTTTCGCTGAGGGGAATTCATGTGGAGTACATTGACAGTGACGTTGAAAGCAGAATATCCCAATTAAGAAAGTTCCCATCCTTGGAATCACTTGAGATGTGCAAGCTTCCGAATTTAAAAGGAGTTTCAATCAAAGAAGGAGAAGAACAATTTCCAAGTCTTCACGAAATGTGGATTGAAGACTGTCCTTTGCTAACATTTCCAAGCCTTGTAACACTCAGAAATTTGAGAATTATGAAATGCTCAAACATGACTCTAGCCTCTATCTCTAATCTTTGTGGTCTCACCTACTTAGCAATTGGTAACAACAAGGAACTAACTTCTTTCCCTGAAGAGGTGCTAACGAACCTCACCGATCTTGAAATATTGATGATTGGGGATTTCTCAAAGCTGGAAGTACTACCAAACAGCCTGGCAAGCCTCACTGCATTGAAGTCCCTGCAGATTGGTTACTGCCACCATCTAGAGTCTCTACCAGAGCAGGGATTGCAAGGCCTCACCTCAGTCCGTAAATTGTCAATCGGCTGCTCTGATAGATTGAAATATCTGTCTAAAGGATTCCGGCACCTAGCTTCCCTGGAGGAACTTGAAATTTTTGGGTGTCCAGAGTTGGTTTCTTTTCCACAAGAGATTAAACACCTGAATTCCCTTCATCGCGTTCACCTTGGTGGTCTGCCAATGTTCCAGGATACTGTAATTCACCCTGAGGAGTTGGTTTTCTGGCAACTGCCTGAGGCTTTACGCCATGTCCACAATCTGCAATTTCTTTCTGTATGTAGATTCCCAAGTTTGACTTTATTGCCTGAGTGGTTAGGCGAACTTACTTCTCTCAAGGAACTGAACATAGTACAGTGTGATAATCTTGCCTCACTGCCAGTGTGTATGGAGAGAATGAGCCTCCAGTCCTTGAACATTTTGGGCTGTGCGATATTGGAGAAGCGTTGCAAGCCGGGACAAGGAGAAGACTGGTACAAGATTGCGCACATTCCAAAAGTGAAAATCAGTCAAAACTGTGATTTTCTTGGTATCAATTTTCCATCAGAGAGGTTCACTGGTCTAAGGCAATTTCACTTGTAG